The Lujinxingia sediminis genome contains a region encoding:
- a CDS encoding ABC transporter permease, with translation MWKIAWRNLWRNRTRTVIIASAIAFSFGLMLISMGISADSYARMEEKAREATGGSVLVHGAGWWEGQGSDVVVADPGPVMVRAEGLPEVKAVMPRVIINGLLSSARGNEAVRLSGVVLEREQPLADLRDDLVEGAFFSREYDAPVVISEGLANRLNVSVGDKVVLTASRVDGEVTRALFYVSGLLRSGMAGEADLQAYAPLEVAQEAVGMGDALTQVGVLVSEVEAQDEVIAALQQVEGAQALEVLSWEQAVPEMSGLLEFDAAVNGIYFVVIFLIVLFAIANTFLMAVMERVREYGLLSALGVGPGQVGWLVIWEALYLALVGMFAGFVLGIAGHLTIAQVGIDMAAMGVGDMEMAGIAMNDLVVRSHLEPGRWLLASAMVLAVVMISAVYPAVRAMRLAPSQAMRFYE, from the coding sequence ATGTGGAAGATCGCCTGGCGCAATCTGTGGAGGAATCGCACGAGGACGGTGATCATTGCCTCGGCGATTGCGTTCTCGTTCGGACTGATGTTGATCTCCATGGGGATCAGCGCGGATAGCTACGCGCGGATGGAGGAGAAGGCCCGGGAGGCCACCGGGGGAAGTGTGCTGGTGCACGGAGCCGGCTGGTGGGAGGGGCAGGGGAGCGATGTGGTGGTGGCCGATCCCGGGCCGGTGATGGTGCGCGCGGAGGGGTTGCCCGAGGTTAAAGCTGTGATGCCGCGGGTGATCATCAACGGCTTGCTCTCCAGCGCCCGTGGCAATGAGGCGGTGCGTTTGAGCGGGGTGGTGCTGGAGCGGGAGCAGCCTCTGGCTGACCTGCGGGATGACCTGGTGGAGGGGGCGTTTTTCTCACGTGAGTACGACGCGCCGGTGGTGATCAGCGAGGGGCTGGCGAATCGCCTAAATGTCTCGGTGGGCGATAAGGTGGTGCTGACGGCGTCGCGGGTTGATGGGGAGGTGACGCGCGCACTTTTCTATGTCAGCGGACTTCTCAGAAGCGGCATGGCCGGGGAGGCCGACCTGCAGGCGTATGCGCCGCTGGAGGTTGCGCAGGAGGCGGTGGGAATGGGGGATGCGCTGACGCAGGTCGGGGTGCTGGTGAGCGAGGTGGAGGCTCAGGATGAGGTGATCGCGGCGTTGCAGCAGGTCGAGGGGGCGCAGGCGTTGGAGGTGTTGAGCTGGGAGCAGGCGGTCCCGGAGATGAGTGGCCTCCTGGAGTTCGATGCGGCGGTCAACGGGATCTACTTTGTGGTGATCTTCTTGATCGTGCTCTTCGCGATCGCCAACACCTTTTTGATGGCAGTGATGGAGCGGGTTCGGGAGTACGGCCTGCTCAGCGCGTTGGGTGTGGGCCCGGGGCAGGTCGGGTGGTTGGTGATCTGGGAGGCGCTTTATCTGGCGTTGGTCGGCATGTTTGCGGGCTTTGTTCTGGGCATTGCGGGGCACCTGACGATCGCTCAGGTGGGGATCGACATGGCGGCGATGGGTGTGGGGGATATGGAGATGGCGGGCATTGCGATGAATGATCTCGTGGTGCGCAGCCATCTGGAGCCGGGGCGTTGGCTTCTGGCATCGGCGATGGTGTTGGCCGTGGTGATGATCAGCGCGGTGTATCCGGCGGTGCGGGCGATGCGCCTGGCACCGTCGCAGGCGATGAGGTTCTACGAATGA
- a CDS encoding ABC transporter permease, with translation MIVRLALRNLLRNRWRSVLTSGGVALAVAMMIWTVSFLDGWMGAMVRGSTALDSLQVQIERSDYVEEPAIYRSFEMTPQGLERLGGEAGVEAVSARVRLFGLLGDEQRSQVAQILGVDPQLEARATPVEEAVVQGRWLADEDPVEGLGEVVLGDRLARQLEAQVGDELVVFLEAADGSLGNDVFEVVGVVRTGTSIIDRQAAYVHLERARYLGALEGQVHQVVIGAADLSKAPALAQRLSPVIEELVSEQEMAVRPWQEVLPSIAELVELTGSSNAVMYLIIYLVASLGIMNTQRMSALERRREFGVLMAIGVSPRRLFWIVVLETMVLGVMGALLGVVLGASLSLYHASAGLDLSIFSPQTSFSYMGVSFDERIYTTVGWRTVVEPAVVMVVVSLLCGLWPATQSARVEIAPAISGRS, from the coding sequence ATGATTGTGCGCCTGGCACTTCGAAATCTATTGCGCAACCGTTGGCGCAGCGTGCTGACCTCGGGAGGGGTGGCGCTGGCGGTAGCGATGATGATCTGGACGGTGAGTTTTCTCGACGGGTGGATGGGGGCCATGGTGCGGGGGAGCACAGCGTTGGATTCGTTGCAGGTTCAGATTGAGCGCTCAGACTACGTGGAGGAGCCGGCGATCTACCGTTCTTTTGAGATGACGCCGCAGGGGCTTGAGCGGCTGGGAGGTGAGGCGGGGGTTGAGGCGGTGAGCGCCCGCGTACGCCTCTTCGGGCTTCTGGGCGATGAGCAGCGCTCGCAGGTGGCGCAGATTCTCGGTGTGGATCCGCAGCTTGAAGCCCGGGCCACGCCGGTGGAAGAGGCGGTGGTCCAGGGACGCTGGTTGGCCGATGAGGATCCGGTCGAGGGGCTCGGGGAGGTGGTGCTCGGCGATCGCCTGGCGCGCCAGCTTGAGGCCCAGGTGGGTGATGAGCTGGTGGTCTTTCTGGAGGCTGCCGACGGCTCGCTTGGAAACGATGTCTTTGAGGTCGTCGGAGTGGTGCGTACCGGCACCTCGATCATCGATCGGCAGGCGGCGTATGTGCATCTGGAGCGGGCGCGCTACCTGGGGGCGCTTGAGGGGCAGGTGCACCAGGTTGTGATCGGGGCTGCCGATCTCTCGAAGGCGCCAGCGCTTGCTCAGCGGCTCTCGCCGGTGATCGAAGAGCTCGTCAGTGAGCAGGAGATGGCGGTGCGGCCCTGGCAGGAGGTTTTGCCAAGCATCGCCGAGCTCGTGGAACTGACCGGGAGCAGCAACGCGGTGATGTATCTGATCATCTATCTGGTGGCGAGTCTGGGCATTATGAACACCCAGCGGATGAGCGCGCTGGAGCGTCGCAGAGAGTTCGGGGTGTTGATGGCGATCGGGGTCAGCCCGCGGCGCCTCTTCTGGATCGTGGTGCTGGAAACGATGGTGCTCGGGGTGATGGGGGCGTTGCTTGGTGTGGTGCTCGGGGCCAGTTTGAGCCTCTATCACGCCAGTGCTGGCCTGGATCTGTCGATCTTCTCGCCACAGACCTCCTTTAGTTACATGGGGGTCTCGTTTGATGAGCGCATCTACACGACGGTGGGATGGCGCACGGTTGTCGAGCCGGCGGTGGTGATGGTTGTGGTGAGTCTGTTGTGCGGGCTGTGGCCGGCCACGCAGAGCGCGCGGGTGGAGATCGCACCGGCGATCTCAGGGAGGAGCTGA
- a CDS encoding outer membrane lipoprotein-sorting protein — protein sequence MRKRGSGWRGAVVLGLVVAVTPLVSDAQSPEPGSVASVRGEANAPEQALPELSDVLERLDRLYMASSSRGRLKMTVVNERGSRELEIEQWSRGRDEALMVIRSPAREAGTATLRSEEGLWNYAPRADRLIRVPTGMLSEAWMGSHFSNDDLMRETSLERDYHAALRWAELDGERVVQVELRPREGAPVVWEKVLYEVSAEDGLPHRARFYSGGAVERTMNFSGVRELGGRRLPAVVTVLPAKPGEYTRMEYVEMAFDVPVEASTFTRQGLRRVARTR from the coding sequence ATGAGGAAGCGGGGCTCTGGATGGAGAGGTGCAGTGGTGCTGGGGCTGGTCGTGGCGGTGACGCCGCTTGTGAGCGACGCGCAGTCGCCCGAGCCGGGCAGCGTGGCGAGTGTCAGGGGAGAGGCGAATGCGCCGGAGCAGGCGTTGCCGGAGCTGAGCGATGTTCTGGAGCGGCTTGATCGGCTCTATATGGCGTCAAGCTCAAGGGGACGGTTGAAGATGACGGTCGTCAACGAGCGGGGCTCCCGGGAGTTGGAGATCGAGCAGTGGAGCCGGGGGCGAGATGAAGCGCTGATGGTGATTCGCTCGCCGGCCAGGGAGGCTGGCACAGCGACATTGCGCTCGGAGGAAGGGCTCTGGAATTACGCGCCGCGTGCCGACCGCCTGATCCGCGTGCCGACCGGGATGTTGAGTGAGGCGTGGATGGGAAGTCATTTCTCCAACGACGATCTGATGCGCGAGACGAGCCTGGAGAGGGACTATCATGCCGCGCTGCGCTGGGCGGAGCTCGATGGGGAGCGGGTTGTGCAGGTGGAGCTTCGTCCCCGAGAGGGGGCGCCGGTGGTCTGGGAGAAGGTGCTCTACGAGGTCAGCGCAGAGGATGGACTTCCGCACCGCGCGCGCTTCTATTCAGGCGGGGCGGTGGAGCGAACCATGAACTTCTCGGGGGTGCGCGAGCTTGGTGGTCGGCGCTTGCCCGCGGTGGTGACAGTGCTGCCGGCGAAGCCCGGGGAATACACGCGGATGGAGTATGTGGAGATGGCCTTTGATGTGCCTGTGGAGGCTTCGACCTTTACGCGCCAGGGCTTGCGACGCGTGGCGAGGACGCGATGA
- a CDS encoding TetR/AcrR family transcriptional regulator has protein sequence MSVVRTRFEKLDGERQEEILEAAGEEFAERGYESASVNQIIRRAKISKGSLYYYFEDKADLFATVFTRASERFLSRLGGFDVDALTEETFWSEIERMGRLGLEALRRDTWYVRLVRSLKSGGAGGISEKAAAKVQAWGERHTERVLERGRELGLVREDVPLEWLVTMTMAMGEASDRWMLEHIDAMEGGDVEVFLMRALDAYRRLWSPAQRGSWDVEAKEERR, from the coding sequence ATGAGCGTGGTCAGGACGCGTTTTGAGAAACTGGATGGGGAGCGCCAGGAGGAGATCCTGGAGGCGGCCGGTGAGGAGTTTGCCGAGCGCGGCTATGAGTCAGCGTCGGTTAATCAGATCATCCGGCGGGCAAAGATCAGTAAGGGCTCGTTGTATTACTACTTTGAGGACAAAGCGGATCTTTTCGCGACGGTGTTTACGCGGGCAAGCGAGCGATTTTTAAGTCGGCTGGGTGGGTTTGATGTCGATGCGCTGACCGAGGAGACGTTCTGGTCGGAGATCGAGCGGATGGGGCGCCTGGGGTTGGAGGCGCTGCGTCGGGATACCTGGTACGTGCGGCTGGTGCGCTCTCTGAAATCGGGTGGGGCTGGAGGGATTTCGGAGAAGGCGGCGGCGAAGGTTCAGGCGTGGGGGGAGCGCCATACCGAGCGGGTGTTGGAGCGTGGGCGAGAGCTGGGGCTGGTGCGCGAGGATGTACCGCTGGAGTGGCTTGTGACGATGACGATGGCCATGGGAGAGGCGTCGGATCGATGGATGCTTGAGCATATCGATGCGATGGAAGGGGGCGATGTCGAGGTGTTTTTGATGCGGGCGCTCGACGCGTACCGGCGTCTCTGGAGTCCCGCTCAGCGTGGGTCGTGGGATGTGGAAGCTAAGGAGGAGAGGCGATGA
- a CDS encoding saccharopine dehydrogenase family protein has protein sequence MVSTAREFDVVVFGATGFTGRLVARYLAQHGGDRRWAVAGRNEAKLHALLAELGELASGGAAPSVVAADVGDEGSLKAMAARTRVVCTTVGPYALYGEAVVRACVEEGADYCDLTGEMDWVAEMIERYHEAARSAGVRIVHSCGFDSIPSDLGVLRLQQEAKRQWAEPAGLAKFYLWDARGGFSGGTVASAAETVERASRDAKVRERLADPYALYPAGEAPGADGGPQDGARFDRAIGAWTGPFMMARVNEKVVRRSNALRGFEYGRDFRYGEVVKLGRGVGGAVGAWSMALGLGGLVAGLALGPTRALLRRFVLPAAGEGPSEKTMEEGRFCVKVFGWKDERAMKAGDAPLVVRVEADKDPGYGATALMLSESAMLLADGEDALGDGVVRGGVLTTAAAMGSALIDRLELAGMVFEAE, from the coding sequence ATGGTTTCGACGGCGCGAGAGTTTGATGTGGTGGTGTTCGGTGCCACGGGATTTACCGGACGTCTTGTAGCGCGATATCTGGCGCAGCACGGCGGGGATCGCCGCTGGGCGGTGGCCGGGCGCAATGAGGCGAAGTTGCACGCGCTGCTCGCTGAGCTGGGCGAGCTTGCCTCCGGGGGCGCCGCGCCGAGTGTTGTGGCGGCCGACGTGGGTGATGAGGGGAGTTTGAAGGCGATGGCGGCGCGCACCCGTGTGGTGTGCACGACGGTGGGGCCCTATGCGTTGTATGGCGAGGCGGTGGTGCGGGCGTGTGTGGAGGAGGGGGCGGACTATTGCGATTTGACCGGTGAGATGGACTGGGTGGCGGAGATGATCGAGCGCTACCACGAGGCCGCCCGGAGCGCGGGGGTGCGTATTGTGCATAGTTGCGGGTTTGACTCGATTCCCAGCGATCTTGGGGTGTTACGTTTGCAGCAGGAGGCGAAGCGGCAGTGGGCAGAGCCTGCAGGTCTGGCGAAGTTCTATCTGTGGGATGCCCGGGGAGGATTTTCGGGAGGGACGGTGGCGAGTGCGGCGGAGACAGTGGAGCGGGCTTCACGGGATGCGAAGGTGCGTGAGCGTCTGGCCGATCCCTATGCGCTCTATCCGGCCGGGGAGGCGCCGGGGGCGGATGGAGGCCCGCAGGATGGGGCACGATTTGATCGGGCGATCGGCGCGTGGACGGGGCCTTTTATGATGGCACGGGTCAACGAGAAGGTCGTCCGGCGCAGCAACGCTCTTCGGGGGTTTGAGTACGGTCGTGACTTTCGTTACGGCGAAGTCGTCAAGCTGGGACGCGGGGTTGGCGGGGCGGTGGGGGCATGGTCGATGGCGTTGGGGCTGGGCGGGTTGGTGGCGGGGCTTGCGCTGGGACCGACGCGGGCGTTACTTCGCCGCTTTGTGTTGCCGGCGGCCGGTGAGGGGCCCTCGGAGAAGACGATGGAAGAGGGGCGCTTCTGTGTAAAAGTCTTCGGCTGGAAGGATGAGAGGGCGATGAAGGCGGGGGATGCGCCGCTTGTTGTGCGCGTGGAGGCCGACAAAGACCCGGGCTACGGGGCGACGGCGTTGATGTTGAGTGAGTCGGCGATGCTTCTGGCGGATGGGGAAGACGCCCTCGGTGATGGTGTGGTCCGGGGAGGAGTCTTGACCACTGCGGCGGCCATGGGGTCCGCGTTGATCGACCGCCTGGAGCTGGCGGGCATGGTGTTTGAGGCGGAGTGA
- a CDS encoding SLC13 family permease — MSFELSFVFLLTLVALVLFVTERMRVDLVALLTMAALLPTGILTPAEGLSGFSNEATVTIAAMFVLSRALHRTGSLKHIATHLGRLYAYDARLATAAMMLGVAAMSAFINNVAVVAIMLPVLLGVSRANGINPSKIMMPLSFAAIFGGTCTLVGTSTNILISGLLTDLNQPAMNMFEMTLVGLLFLIAGTGYMLTVGDAILPDRDNPDYRRSDSETQPYLTELRFAPDYPDIGKTPNIILGGTEATLLAMIRDDEMLDDPDDRPLKPGDILRISAPATVVRDLLDTVGVTSLADPQPEPDDHQPMELIEVVIAPDAAVVGRSLGESGFARYHPARVLALRRSADTVVDQLLDVPIQGGDVLLIQAMPGQVPLLQDSPDFIVVSEIGLWEFKHAFTLPVIAALLAVILLAAFGVAPIVTLASAAAVLVVLIGVISIEEAYEAIDWQVIFLLGGLIPLGIALEKTGGVTMLANATLALVGDFGPRVILTTFFLVTMAMTAIISNQATAVLITPVAVSAAISLGVDPRPFVFAIVFGASASFASPVGYHTNVMVYSAGGYRYMDFVRVGIPLSLLFLVVAAFVIPWYWPL; from the coding sequence ATGAGCTTTGAGCTGAGTTTTGTCTTCTTATTAACACTGGTCGCATTGGTGCTCTTTGTCACCGAACGCATGCGCGTCGATCTCGTCGCCCTGCTCACCATGGCCGCGCTACTTCCCACCGGCATCCTCACGCCGGCCGAAGGCTTGAGCGGCTTTAGCAACGAGGCCACCGTCACCATCGCCGCGATGTTTGTCCTCAGCCGTGCCCTCCATCGCACCGGCTCGCTCAAACACATCGCAACCCACCTGGGGCGCCTCTACGCCTACGATGCTCGCCTGGCCACCGCCGCGATGATGCTGGGCGTGGCCGCGATGTCGGCCTTTATCAACAACGTGGCGGTGGTCGCGATCATGCTACCGGTGCTCCTGGGCGTCTCCCGAGCCAACGGCATCAACCCCTCCAAGATCATGATGCCCCTCTCCTTCGCCGCGATTTTCGGGGGCACCTGCACGCTCGTAGGCACCTCCACCAACATTCTCATTAGCGGGCTGCTCACCGATCTCAACCAGCCGGCGATGAACATGTTTGAGATGACCCTGGTCGGGCTGCTCTTCCTGATCGCGGGCACCGGCTACATGCTCACCGTAGGTGACGCCATCCTCCCCGACCGCGACAACCCCGACTACCGCCGCAGCGACTCCGAGACCCAGCCCTACCTCACCGAATTGCGCTTCGCCCCCGATTATCCCGACATCGGCAAGACCCCAAACATCATCTTAGGCGGCACCGAGGCCACCCTCCTGGCCATGATTCGCGACGACGAGATGCTCGACGATCCCGACGATCGCCCCCTGAAACCCGGCGACATCCTGCGCATCTCCGCGCCGGCCACCGTGGTGCGCGACTTGCTGGATACCGTCGGTGTCACCTCCCTGGCCGATCCCCAACCCGAGCCCGACGATCATCAACCCATGGAACTCATTGAGGTCGTCATCGCCCCGGACGCCGCCGTCGTCGGGCGCAGCCTCGGCGAGTCGGGTTTTGCCCGCTACCACCCCGCCCGGGTGCTCGCCTTGCGGCGCTCAGCCGATACCGTCGTCGATCAACTCCTCGACGTCCCCATCCAGGGCGGCGACGTACTGCTCATTCAGGCCATGCCCGGCCAGGTCCCCCTCCTCCAGGACAGCCCCGACTTCATCGTCGTCTCCGAGATCGGCCTCTGGGAGTTCAAGCACGCCTTTACCCTCCCGGTCATCGCAGCATTACTGGCCGTCATTCTGTTGGCCGCCTTCGGAGTAGCCCCCATCGTCACCCTGGCCAGCGCCGCCGCCGTGCTTGTGGTGCTCATCGGCGTCATCTCCATCGAAGAGGCCTACGAGGCCATCGACTGGCAGGTGATCTTCCTGCTCGGCGGACTCATTCCCCTGGGCATCGCCCTGGAAAAAACAGGGGGTGTGACCATGCTCGCCAACGCCACTCTGGCGCTCGTCGGTGACTTCGGCCCCCGCGTCATCCTCACCACCTTCTTCCTGGTCACCATGGCCATGACGGCCATTATCTCCAATCAGGCCACCGCTGTCCTCATTACTCCCGTGGCCGTCAGCGCCGCGATCAGCCTCGGCGTCGATCCCCGCCCCTTTGTCTTCGCCATCGTCTTCGGCGCTTCAGCCAGCTTCGCCTCCCCGGTCGGCTACCATACCAACGTGATGGTCTACAGCGCCGGAGGCTACCGCTACATGGACTTCGTGCGCGTGGGCATCCCCCTCTCCCTTCTCTTTCTGGTGGTCGCGGCCTTCGTCATCCCCTGGTACTGGCCACTCTGA